In Rhizobium lusitanum, a genomic segment contains:
- a CDS encoding RidA family protein has translation MTKREAIFPANRHALYEEHGYSAAIRSGDLLFVSGQVGSRSDGTPEPDFARQVQLAFENLKATLGAAGCTLDDIVDVTTFHTDPENQFPTIMAVKQTVFREPPYPNWTAIGVNWLAGFDFEIKVIARIPSKA, from the coding sequence ATGACCAAACGCGAAGCAATCTTCCCCGCCAACCGGCATGCCCTTTATGAAGAGCACGGCTACTCCGCTGCCATTCGGTCCGGAGACCTCCTGTTCGTGTCGGGGCAGGTCGGCAGCCGTTCCGATGGAACGCCCGAACCCGATTTCGCACGCCAGGTGCAGTTGGCCTTCGAAAACCTCAAGGCAACGCTGGGCGCCGCGGGCTGCACGCTCGATGATATCGTCGATGTCACGACGTTCCACACCGATCCTGAAAACCAGTTTCCGACAATCATGGCCGTGAAACAGACGGTTTTCCGCGAGCCGCCCTATCCGAACTGGACCGCGATCGGTGTGAACTGGCTCGCCGGCTTCGATTTCGAGATCAAGGTCATTGCCCGCATCCCTTCGAAGGCGTGA
- a CDS encoding NAD-dependent succinate-semialdehyde dehydrogenase, with protein MDLKDKSLFRQQGLIGGTWRGAATGKTVDVIDPATQAVMGTVPDMDGAETRAAIDAANAAFPAWREKTHAERALLLEAWYDLMIENCDDLGLILTTEQGKPLAEACGEIRYGASFVKWFAEEARRINGTTIPSPTRDRRIVVLKQPVGVCGIITPWNFPNAMITRKVAPALAAGCTVVIKPSDFTPYSALALGVLAERAGIPPGVINIVTGMPTEIGNELMHNETVRKISFTGSTRVGALLMRGAADNIKRLSLELGGNAPFIVFDDADLDLAVEGAIASKFRNGGQTCVCSNRILVQDKVYDAFAGKLAARVSAMKVGPGTQAGVDIGPMINAAAIDKIERHVSDAVEKGAKIIAKASNLPEGRQYAAPVVLSGATTDMLLASEETFGPVAPLFRFKTDDEAITIANGTPFGLAAYFYTESLKRSWAVGEALEFGMVGLNTGAISTEVAPFGGVKQSGLGREGSQYGIEEYLEMKTFHIGGLA; from the coding sequence ATGGACCTCAAGGACAAGAGCCTGTTTCGCCAGCAAGGCCTGATCGGTGGAACCTGGCGCGGCGCCGCCACCGGCAAGACCGTCGACGTCATCGATCCGGCGACGCAGGCCGTGATGGGCACCGTTCCCGATATGGACGGAGCTGAAACCCGCGCCGCCATCGACGCCGCCAATGCCGCCTTCCCGGCGTGGCGCGAGAAGACCCATGCCGAGCGCGCCTTGCTGCTCGAAGCTTGGTACGATCTGATGATCGAGAATTGCGACGATCTCGGCCTGATCCTGACGACCGAGCAGGGCAAGCCGCTCGCCGAAGCATGCGGCGAAATCCGCTACGGCGCCTCCTTCGTCAAATGGTTCGCTGAGGAAGCGCGCCGCATCAACGGCACGACCATCCCCTCGCCGACCCGCGACCGGCGCATCGTTGTCCTCAAGCAGCCGGTCGGCGTCTGCGGCATCATAACGCCCTGGAATTTCCCCAATGCGATGATTACCCGCAAGGTGGCGCCCGCGCTGGCTGCCGGCTGCACCGTCGTCATCAAGCCATCCGACTTCACGCCTTATTCGGCGCTGGCGCTTGGCGTTCTTGCCGAACGCGCCGGCATTCCCCCCGGCGTCATCAACATTGTCACCGGCATGCCGACCGAAATCGGCAATGAGCTGATGCACAACGAAACGGTGCGCAAGATTTCCTTTACCGGCTCGACCCGCGTCGGCGCGCTCCTAATGCGCGGCGCGGCCGACAACATCAAGCGGCTGAGCCTCGAACTCGGCGGCAACGCGCCCTTTATCGTTTTCGATGATGCGGATCTCGATCTCGCCGTCGAAGGCGCCATCGCCTCCAAATTCCGCAACGGCGGCCAGACCTGTGTCTGCTCCAACCGCATCCTGGTGCAAGACAAAGTCTACGACGCCTTTGCCGGCAAACTTGCGGCTCGCGTTTCCGCCATGAAGGTCGGCCCGGGCACGCAGGCCGGCGTCGATATCGGCCCGATGATCAATGCGGCCGCCATCGACAAGATCGAGCGCCACGTCAGCGACGCTGTCGAAAAGGGCGCCAAAATCATCGCAAAGGCGTCGAACCTGCCGGAAGGCCGCCAATATGCCGCCCCGGTCGTGCTGTCGGGCGCGACCACCGACATGCTGCTTGCCAGCGAAGAGACCTTCGGCCCCGTCGCGCCGCTCTTCCGCTTCAAGACCGACGACGAGGCGATCACTATCGCCAACGGCACGCCATTCGGGCTTGCCGCCTATTTCTACACCGAAAGCCTCAAGCGCTCCTGGGCGGTTGGCGAAGCATTGGAATTCGGCATGGTCGGACTCAACACCGGTGCGATCTCGACCGAAGTCGCCCCGTTCGGCGGCGTCAAGCAATCCGGACTTGGACGCGAAGGCTCGCAATATGGCATCGAGGAATATCTCGAGATGAAGACCTTCCATATCGGTGGGCTTGCCTGA
- a CDS encoding TetR/AcrR family transcriptional regulator: MAKRRVETMEENRAKLIAAARKAFAEKGYSAASMDELTAEVGLTRGALYHNFGDKRGLLAAVVDQIDSEMASRAQEIGVLAGDDWNGLLAEGAAYIEMALVPEVQRIVLLDGPAVLGDPSKWPSQSSCLQATKQTVERLIAQEAIKPVDAEAAARLLSGAALNAALWVAASDDPQHVLPRAVETFQALASGLLMKA; encoded by the coding sequence ATGGCCAAACGACGTGTCGAGACGATGGAGGAGAACCGCGCCAAGCTGATCGCGGCCGCACGAAAGGCCTTCGCCGAAAAAGGTTATTCGGCTGCCTCGATGGACGAATTGACTGCCGAAGTCGGTCTAACGCGAGGTGCGCTCTACCATAATTTCGGTGACAAGCGCGGGCTTCTGGCGGCGGTTGTCGATCAGATCGACTCAGAAATGGCGTCGCGCGCCCAAGAGATCGGCGTTCTCGCGGGCGACGATTGGAACGGGCTGCTTGCCGAAGGCGCCGCCTATATCGAGATGGCGCTTGTTCCGGAGGTGCAACGCATCGTTCTGCTTGATGGACCGGCGGTGTTGGGCGATCCGTCGAAATGGCCGAGCCAAAGCAGCTGTCTTCAGGCAACCAAGCAGACGGTGGAGCGTCTCATCGCCCAGGAGGCCATCAAGCCGGTCGACGCGGAGGCCGCCGCCCGGCTTCTCAGCGGCGCGGCGCTCAATGCCGCTCTCTGGGTCGCGGCAAGCGATGATCCGCAACATGTGCTGCCCAGGGCTGTCGAGACCTTCCAAGCCTTGGCTTCGGGTCTTCTCATGAAGGCGTGA
- a CDS encoding NAD(P)/FAD-dependent oxidoreductase, whose translation MQFKSYWHDTAPRFEKQSAVPLEGHYDVAVIGGGFTGLGAALQLAKAGAKVVVLEAGTVGSGASGRNGGHLNNGLAHSFVSAKAELGVERAKALYRAFDDAVDTVERIVTEEAIDCNFRRAGKLKLASKPAHFEGIAKNFEAVNREIDPDTALLTVDDLKAEIGSSSFHGAMLSKKSAMMHMGRYAVGLAEAAVRYGANIVENAAVTDRKVNGGRHELTTARGKLSADNVFLATGAYTPGIFSYFRRRIISVGSFIIATRPLTEAEVAATMPGNRTCVTSLNIGNYFRLAPDNRLIFGGRARFSATSDQQSDGKSGEILRAGLAEIFPHLAKVEIDYCWGGLVDMTKDRFPRAGYVDGLWYAMGYSGHGAQMATHMGMMIADAILGKADRNPVKDLAWPAVPGHFGKPWFLPLVGAYYKTLDRFQ comes from the coding sequence ATGCAATTCAAGTCCTACTGGCACGACACCGCCCCTCGCTTTGAGAAGCAGAGCGCTGTACCACTCGAAGGTCACTACGACGTCGCGGTGATCGGTGGTGGTTTTACGGGATTGGGGGCGGCGCTTCAGCTCGCCAAGGCCGGCGCCAAGGTGGTCGTGCTGGAGGCAGGCACGGTCGGCTCCGGCGCGTCAGGCCGCAACGGCGGCCATCTCAACAACGGCCTCGCCCACAGCTTCGTCTCCGCCAAGGCCGAGCTTGGGGTCGAGCGTGCAAAGGCGCTTTATCGGGCCTTCGACGATGCCGTCGATACTGTCGAGCGGATCGTCACCGAGGAGGCGATCGATTGCAATTTCCGGCGCGCCGGAAAGCTGAAGCTCGCGTCGAAGCCGGCTCATTTCGAGGGGATCGCCAAGAATTTCGAAGCGGTCAATCGCGAGATTGATCCCGACACGGCGTTGCTGACGGTTGATGATCTCAAAGCGGAAATTGGATCGTCCTCCTTTCACGGCGCGATGCTCTCCAAGAAGAGCGCCATGATGCACATGGGTCGCTATGCGGTCGGTCTTGCCGAGGCGGCGGTTCGTTATGGCGCTAATATCGTCGAGAATGCTGCCGTGACTGACCGAAAGGTCAATGGTGGCCGGCATGAATTGACGACCGCGCGCGGCAAGCTTTCCGCCGACAACGTCTTTCTGGCGACGGGCGCTTATACGCCCGGCATTTTCAGCTATTTCCGGCGACGTATCATCTCCGTTGGCAGCTTCATCATCGCCACGCGGCCGCTGACCGAGGCTGAGGTCGCGGCCACCATGCCCGGCAATCGCACCTGCGTCACCTCGCTCAATATCGGCAATTATTTCCGGCTTGCTCCGGATAACCGTCTCATATTCGGTGGTCGGGCGCGCTTTTCGGCGACGTCCGATCAGCAGTCCGACGGCAAGAGCGGCGAGATCCTGCGCGCCGGCCTTGCCGAGATCTTTCCGCATCTGGCCAAGGTCGAGATCGATTATTGCTGGGGCGGTCTGGTCGATATGACCAAGGACCGTTTTCCGCGTGCCGGCTATGTCGATGGGCTGTGGTACGCCATGGGCTATTCCGGCCATGGCGCGCAGATGGCGACCCATATGGGCATGATGATCGCCGACGCCATCCTCGGCAAGGCGGATCGCAATCCCGTCAAGGATCTCGCCTGGCCGGCGGTGCCAGGGCATTTCGGCAAGCCCTGGTTCCTGCCGTTGGTCGGGGCCTATTACAAGACGCTCGACCGGTTTCAATAG